One genomic window of Microbacterium sp. BH-3-3-3 includes the following:
- the rplS gene encoding 50S ribosomal protein L19: MQILDSVDAASLRSDIPVFAPGDTVKVHVNITEGTRSRVQVFQGVVIGRSGDGVRETFCVRKVSFQVGVERTFPVHSPVIDHIEVVTRGDVRRAKLYYLRSLRGKKAKIKEKRDR; encoded by the coding sequence ATGCAGATCCTCGACTCCGTCGACGCAGCCTCGCTGCGGTCCGACATCCCCGTCTTCGCCCCCGGCGACACCGTCAAGGTGCACGTCAACATCACCGAAGGCACGCGCTCGCGTGTCCAGGTCTTCCAGGGCGTCGTCATCGGCCGCTCGGGCGATGGCGTCCGCGAGACGTTCTGCGTCCGCAAGGTCAGCTTCCAGGTCGGCGTGGAGCGCACGTTCCCCGTCCACAGCCCGGTGATCGACCACATCGAGGTCGTCACCCGCGGTGACGTCCGTCGCGCCAAGCTTTACTACCTGCGCAGCCTCCGTGGCAAGAAGGCCAAGATCAAGGAGAAGCGCGACCGCTGA
- the lepB gene encoding signal peptidase I: MNDQTASTPDAMASRSDGRRRRGWGLFFRDLVVIVLIALVVSFLVKTFVVRSFYIPSASMENTLMINDRILVDELTPRFGEYSRGDVVVFRDPGGWLDTTPAAPRSPLVEGVDWALSLFGLSAPDSDDHLIKRVIGTAGDHVVCCNALGQTTVNGVPLDESYVRLAPGATAPEPVPYDITVPEGSLWVLGDNRNSSRDSRFNQDQPGLGFVPVDNVVGRAFLKTWPLDRFGLVDFHHEVFAGVPAPGSP; the protein is encoded by the coding sequence ATGAACGACCAGACCGCCTCGACCCCGGATGCCATGGCATCCCGTTCCGACGGTCGGCGTCGCCGCGGGTGGGGGCTGTTCTTCCGCGACCTCGTGGTCATCGTGCTCATCGCGCTGGTCGTCTCGTTCCTGGTCAAGACGTTCGTGGTTCGGTCGTTCTACATCCCGTCGGCGTCGATGGAGAACACGCTGATGATCAACGACCGCATCCTGGTCGATGAGCTGACCCCCCGTTTCGGCGAGTACTCGCGCGGCGACGTCGTCGTCTTCCGCGACCCGGGCGGATGGCTCGACACCACACCGGCCGCTCCTCGGTCGCCGCTCGTCGAGGGCGTCGACTGGGCGCTCTCGCTGTTCGGCCTGTCGGCGCCCGACAGCGACGACCACCTGATCAAGCGCGTGATCGGCACCGCCGGCGACCACGTCGTCTGCTGCAACGCGCTCGGGCAGACCACCGTGAACGGCGTGCCGCTCGACGAGAGCTACGTGCGCCTCGCGCCCGGCGCCACGGCTCCCGAGCCGGTTCCCTACGACATCACGGTGCCCGAGGGCTCGCTCTGGGTGCTCGGCGACAACCGCAACAGTTCGCGCGACTCGCGATTCAACCAGGATCAGCCCGGGCTGGGCTTCGTTCCCGTCGACAACGTCGTCGGGCGCGCCTTCCTCAAGACGTGGCCGCTCGACCGGTTCGGCCTCGTCGACTTCCACCACGAGGTGTTCGCGGGGGTCCCCGCGCCGGGATCGCCGTGA
- a CDS encoding ribonuclease HII: protein MAVIEPTLTLERRLLKEHAIVIACDEVGRGALAGPVAVGAAVVDPARSRKRVPMGLRDSKLVPEARRPEVAARAAAFVQHSAVGWASSVEVDEIGIIRALGLAAVRAIADLRAHGVVPEEALVILDGNHDYITPAGESGLTVRPIIKADRDCASAAAASVIAKVARDTLMVGLHDDLPAYGWARNKGYASLDHRDAIAVHGMSEHHRHSWAIAAAPTLF from the coding sequence ATCGCCGTGATCGAGCCCACCCTCACGCTCGAGCGTCGCCTGCTCAAGGAGCACGCGATCGTCATCGCCTGCGACGAAGTGGGTCGCGGGGCGCTGGCGGGACCGGTGGCGGTCGGCGCGGCGGTGGTCGACCCGGCCCGTTCACGCAAGCGCGTGCCGATGGGGCTGCGCGACTCCAAGCTCGTACCCGAGGCCCGTCGCCCCGAGGTCGCCGCGCGGGCGGCGGCGTTCGTGCAGCACAGCGCCGTCGGGTGGGCGAGCTCCGTCGAGGTCGATGAGATCGGCATCATCCGTGCCCTCGGGCTCGCGGCGGTCCGGGCGATCGCCGACCTGCGCGCCCACGGCGTCGTGCCCGAAGAAGCGCTCGTGATCCTCGACGGTAACCACGACTACATCACCCCGGCGGGCGAGTCGGGGCTGACGGTGCGCCCGATCATCAAGGCCGACCGCGACTGCGCGAGTGCGGCCGCGGCATCCGTCATCGCCAAGGTCGCCCGGGACACGCTGATGGTCGGTCTGCACGACGACCTGCCCGCCTACGGGTGGGCGCGCAACAAGGGGTACGCGAGCCTCGATCACCGCGACGCCATCGCCGTGCACGGCATGAGCGAGCACCACCGGCATTCGTGGGCGATCGCCGCGGCGCCCACGCTGTTCTGA
- a CDS encoding DUF2469 family protein — MDDDVFEDYDRELELALYREYRDVVRQFTYVIETERRFYLANDVNVVRRDTEHDFYFEISMTDVWVWDIYRADRFVKSVRVLTFKDVNVEELSRHDFQLPDELSLDN; from the coding sequence ATGGATGACGACGTCTTCGAGGACTACGACCGCGAACTCGAACTGGCCCTTTACCGCGAGTACCGCGATGTCGTGCGCCAGTTCACTTACGTGATCGAGACCGAGCGACGGTTCTACCTGGCCAACGATGTCAATGTCGTGCGCCGCGACACCGAGCACGACTTCTACTTCGAGATCTCGATGACCGACGTGTGGGTGTGGGACATCTACCGCGCCGACCGGTTCGTGAAGTCGGTGCGGGTGCTGACCTTCAAGGACGTCAACGTCGAAGAGCTCTCGCGCCACGACTTCCAGCTGCCCGACGAGCTGTCGCTCGACAACTGA
- a CDS encoding YraN family protein, whose translation MAAKDDLGRAGEERAVAFLTGDGYRILARNWRCAQGELDIVAEHGRTLVVVEVKTRRSEDFGHPFEAIDARKAARLWRLAMAWIAAHPDAARGRHLRIDAIALVGDDPATARLEHLEDAL comes from the coding sequence ATGGCAGCGAAAGACGACCTCGGCCGAGCCGGGGAAGAACGCGCCGTCGCCTTCTTGACGGGCGACGGTTACCGCATACTGGCGAGGAACTGGCGGTGCGCACAGGGCGAGCTCGACATCGTCGCCGAGCACGGGCGCACTCTCGTCGTGGTCGAGGTGAAGACCCGCCGGAGCGAGGACTTCGGTCACCCGTTCGAGGCGATCGACGCGCGCAAGGCGGCTCGCCTGTGGCGGTTGGCCATGGCCTGGATCGCCGCTCACCCCGACGCGGCACGCGGCCGCCATCTGCGCATCGACGCGATCGCCCTCGTGGGGGACGATCCGGCGACGGCCCGCCTCGAGCACCTCGAGGACGCCCTGTGA
- a CDS encoding recombinase family protein, giving the protein MSTKRFRAAVYVRQSRRAPEGIERGLERTHSLIADRGWTLVGDYADDATSASSARGAGTRWNALLSDIKAGKVEVVVGVDVDRLVRSIQDLAELIELGVRVVTVDGEIDLTTADGEFRATMLAAIARFEVRRKTERQIRASAQRAAKGQPHGRPRVFGYEVDGVTPHPVEGQILRDGYAHVLSGGTIRALTRDWNARGIVTARGNAWNGTEVRRALLRERNAGILVVRGEVQPESQIASLVDMATWEAVRAMLKDPTRVQSGPASGERWLSGVLTCTCGERMLVATSWSGGVGSPAYACRALRVASRTGAKREGRHGQIVASIVEEGVVLEVLAALIADAVRGESGAVPEAADVIAARKELSRIEEERRVAQELYMLPGADRVHLATRVATLGQQRDAADAALSEALSQRSAADVVAAMQEAVRDILAGAPADDESRGKAIRELWDALPVDTRREVVRSKLDIVVTPGGKGSGHGMRRVAVHPRTRSQARSV; this is encoded by the coding sequence ATGTCTACTAAACGCTTCCGCGCAGCCGTCTACGTTCGTCAGTCGAGGCGGGCTCCTGAAGGCATTGAGCGAGGCCTGGAGCGCACTCACAGTCTCATCGCTGATCGCGGATGGACGCTCGTGGGGGACTACGCAGACGACGCCACGTCAGCCTCTTCCGCTCGCGGTGCTGGGACGCGCTGGAACGCCCTCCTCTCTGACATCAAGGCGGGCAAGGTCGAGGTTGTGGTCGGAGTCGATGTGGACCGCCTAGTGCGCAGCATCCAGGATCTGGCCGAACTCATCGAGTTGGGCGTCCGTGTGGTCACGGTGGATGGGGAAATTGACCTGACCACGGCTGACGGCGAATTCCGGGCGACGATGCTCGCGGCGATCGCTAGATTCGAAGTGCGCCGAAAAACCGAGCGGCAAATTCGGGCGAGCGCCCAGCGGGCGGCGAAGGGCCAACCCCACGGCCGCCCGCGCGTGTTCGGGTACGAGGTCGACGGGGTAACGCCACACCCAGTTGAAGGTCAGATTCTGCGTGATGGGTACGCGCACGTCTTGAGCGGCGGCACCATTCGAGCGCTAACCCGGGATTGGAATGCCCGGGGGATTGTCACAGCTCGCGGAAATGCTTGGAACGGCACAGAGGTGCGACGTGCGCTCTTGCGCGAACGAAACGCGGGCATTCTCGTCGTTCGGGGCGAGGTCCAGCCGGAGAGCCAGATAGCGTCCCTGGTGGACATGGCGACGTGGGAAGCGGTGCGAGCAATGCTGAAGGATCCAACGCGGGTCCAATCTGGGCCTGCATCGGGCGAGCGGTGGCTGTCGGGCGTATTGACCTGCACCTGCGGTGAGCGGATGCTTGTCGCCACGTCTTGGTCGGGCGGAGTGGGCTCGCCGGCCTACGCGTGCCGAGCGCTGCGTGTGGCATCGCGCACCGGGGCGAAGCGTGAGGGCAGACACGGTCAGATCGTTGCCAGCATCGTCGAGGAAGGCGTTGTGCTGGAAGTCTTGGCCGCATTGATTGCGGATGCTGTGCGGGGTGAGAGCGGCGCCGTACCTGAGGCTGCCGATGTCATCGCGGCGCGCAAAGAACTCAGCCGCATCGAGGAAGAACGTCGAGTGGCCCAAGAGCTCTACATGCTTCCTGGCGCAGATCGCGTCCATCTTGCTACACGCGTTGCCACGTTGGGCCAGCAGCGCGACGCTGCCGACGCTGCCCTGTCAGAAGCGCTGTCCCAGCGGAGCGCGGCTGACGTAGTGGCGGCGATGCAGGAAGCCGTCCGTGACATTCTTGCGGGAGCGCCAGCCGACGACGAATCTCGAGGAAAGGCGATCCGGGAACTATGGGATGCGCTGCCGGTAGACACTCGTCGCGAAGTTGTGCGGTCTAAGCTCGACATTGTGGTTACTCCTGGCGGCAAGGGGAGCGGGCACGGTATGCGCCGTGTAGCTGTCCACCCTCGTACTCGGTCGCAAGCTAGGTCCGTCTGA
- a CDS encoding bifunctional DNA primase/polymerase: MMSAALDLAAEGWAVLPLDGKTPTTGHTPNGHKDATTNRKRIRRWWADRTCNIGCPVPDSVMVFDIDPRNGGSLAELEHLAGVKLPRTLEVISGRRDGGRHLYFRRPFAHPYRGSIPHGVDVKTNGYMVVPPSLHPETGKRYRWLHRDIARLPQPVIDLMQPREISTDGTTAADAMALAAWVRTLQSGEKHNGLFWAASRAHEGGVSQHGIDLLIDAAEDIGINASEARRVVASAQKEQHA; encoded by the coding sequence ATGATGAGCGCCGCGCTCGACCTGGCCGCCGAGGGATGGGCCGTGCTCCCACTCGATGGGAAAACCCCCACGACCGGCCACACGCCGAACGGACACAAGGACGCCACGACCAACCGCAAGCGCATCCGGCGGTGGTGGGCTGACCGCACCTGTAACATCGGCTGCCCGGTTCCCGACAGCGTCATGGTCTTCGACATCGACCCCCGCAATGGCGGGAGCCTGGCCGAGCTTGAACACCTGGCCGGTGTGAAGCTGCCCCGCACCCTGGAAGTGATCAGCGGTCGGCGCGACGGTGGGCGTCATCTGTACTTCCGGCGACCGTTCGCACATCCGTACCGGGGCAGCATTCCGCACGGCGTCGACGTTAAGACGAACGGATATATGGTCGTGCCGCCAAGTCTGCATCCGGAAACGGGTAAGCGCTACCGCTGGCTCCATCGCGACATTGCTCGCCTGCCCCAGCCCGTGATCGACCTGATGCAGCCCCGCGAGATCAGCACGGACGGCACTACGGCGGCCGATGCGATGGCGCTTGCCGCGTGGGTCCGGACGTTGCAGTCGGGGGAGAAGCACAACGGTCTGTTCTGGGCCGCGAGTAGGGCGCACGAGGGCGGCGTGAGCCAGCACGGCATAGACCTACTCATCGACGCAGCCGAGGACATCGGCATCAACGCAAGTGAGGCCCGCCGTGTCGTTGCGTCGGCCCAGAAGGAGCAGCACGCATGA
- a CDS encoding AAA family ATPase: MTARKKSFPRVPEVEYDAPPATPQPRSVADLLKQDFPILDWIVPDVIPDGCHLLVAAPKIGKSLLSLMLAIACAQGGEAFGSIKVSARPVLLMDLESGDRRLAKRLNDFGITTVPSTFQFHTDPGTALAVMREFMENHKGQSPLVILDTLSEVMGPKPRDLAPMLHEKRTLQPIQRLCADDPGASVLIVHHNRKDKTGDSVDSSSGTHGLTGAVDGIFVLERPDRQKPEANLIRNSRDIEDAVFGMTLKGVVWTFDGRSAGKARLAAEERAVRERLERQGKLGHKALELLKEHGPLTPAEMYELCNGEVKLQSVRNALARLAGRDLASKDPAGRYSAVYTPELGEFVELGNSANSGKQGVKARRVGARHKPSSAQKAGKRRE; this comes from the coding sequence ATGACCGCTCGTAAGAAGTCCTTCCCGCGCGTGCCCGAGGTCGAGTACGACGCGCCGCCCGCAACGCCCCAGCCCCGATCGGTGGCGGACTTGCTCAAACAGGACTTCCCCATCCTCGACTGGATCGTGCCCGACGTAATCCCCGACGGGTGTCACCTGCTGGTCGCTGCACCGAAGATCGGCAAAAGCCTGCTGTCGCTCATGCTCGCAATCGCGTGCGCCCAGGGTGGCGAGGCGTTCGGCTCGATCAAGGTGTCCGCGCGCCCGGTGCTGCTGATGGACCTGGAGTCGGGTGACCGCCGGCTCGCTAAACGCCTGAACGACTTCGGCATCACGACAGTGCCCAGCACGTTCCAGTTCCACACTGACCCCGGCACGGCGCTCGCGGTTATGCGGGAATTCATGGAAAACCACAAGGGGCAGTCGCCGCTCGTCATCCTGGACACCTTGTCGGAGGTGATGGGGCCGAAGCCGCGTGACCTGGCGCCGATGCTGCACGAGAAGCGCACCTTGCAACCGATCCAGCGCCTGTGCGCCGATGACCCGGGAGCGTCGGTGCTGATCGTGCACCACAACCGGAAGGACAAGACCGGCGACAGCGTCGACTCTTCATCGGGCACGCACGGCCTCACCGGCGCAGTGGACGGCATCTTCGTTCTCGAACGGCCTGACCGCCAGAAGCCCGAAGCAAACCTGATTCGCAATAGCCGCGATATCGAGGACGCCGTATTCGGCATGACGCTCAAGGGCGTCGTGTGGACATTTGACGGGCGCAGTGCAGGCAAGGCCCGGCTGGCCGCCGAGGAACGTGCGGTGCGCGAGCGCTTGGAGCGTCAGGGGAAGCTCGGCCACAAAGCCCTCGAATTGCTCAAGGAACACGGGCCGCTGACGCCCGCCGAAATGTATGAGCTCTGCAACGGCGAGGTGAAGCTGCAATCCGTCCGAAATGCGTTGGCTCGACTCGCGGGACGGGACCTCGCGTCAAAAGACCCGGCCGGTCGGTATAGCGCTGTATATACCCCTGAGTTGGGTGAGTTTGTTGAGTTGGGCAACTCAGCCAACTCTGGCAAACAGGGGGTTAAGGCCCGGCGCGTAGGCGCTCGTCACAAACCGTCTTCCGCGCAGAAGGCAGGTAAGCGTCGTGAATGA
- a CDS encoding WhiB family transcriptional regulator, with product MNADTAWDALDAALDHEAPGCSGLDLFTADRRTDEQRDLCASICARCPLLDPCDDYATTAKVDSGYWAGVERAVSRRATRTPDAGAVTPAPITNRKKTS from the coding sequence GTGAACGCAGACACCGCCTGGGATGCCCTGGACGCCGCCCTCGACCACGAGGCCCCGGGGTGCAGTGGCCTAGACCTGTTTACCGCCGACCGTCGGACCGACGAGCAACGGGACTTGTGCGCATCAATCTGTGCGCGGTGTCCGCTGCTGGATCCCTGCGATGACTACGCCACCACCGCGAAGGTCGACTCCGGCTACTGGGCTGGCGTCGAACGTGCCGTGTCACGGCGTGCAACCCGAACCCCCGACGCCGGGGCGGTTACTCCGGCACCCATCACGAATAGGAAGAAGACATCATGA
- a CDS encoding recombinase family protein, protein MTTMIGYLRVSTEDQARSGLGLEAQRDIIQRYADAHGWGIVWYEDQGVSAKSLNRPQLQAALCRLHPLRRDVDGIVVAKLDRLSRSVVDFAGVLGVARTRGWALVAIDLGVDTSSPTGELVANLMMSVAQWERRVIGERTSAAMQAAKRQGRHMGRVSMLPAATADRLVALRRTHTLAATATQLNSEGRVTATGSTWTVGTVAAVHKRLNQTMP, encoded by the coding sequence ATGACCACGATGATCGGCTACCTGCGGGTCAGTACGGAAGATCAGGCCCGCAGCGGCCTAGGGCTCGAAGCACAGCGCGACATCATCCAGCGCTACGCCGACGCCCACGGGTGGGGCATCGTCTGGTACGAGGACCAGGGCGTCAGCGCTAAGTCGCTCAACCGCCCACAGCTTCAGGCCGCGCTCTGCCGGCTGCACCCCCTGCGACGTGATGTTGACGGCATTGTGGTGGCCAAGCTCGACCGACTGAGTCGCAGCGTGGTGGACTTCGCCGGCGTGCTGGGAGTAGCGCGCACGCGGGGATGGGCTCTAGTCGCGATCGACCTGGGGGTGGACACTTCCAGCCCAACGGGGGAGCTCGTGGCCAACCTGATGATGTCTGTAGCTCAGTGGGAGCGTCGCGTGATCGGGGAGCGAACCAGCGCCGCCATGCAGGCCGCCAAGCGCCAGGGTAGGCACATGGGCCGCGTATCGATGCTGCCAGCGGCCACAGCGGACCGTCTCGTGGCTCTCAGAAGGACGCATACGCTGGCGGCTACTGCCACTCAGCTCAATTCAGAGGGAAGAGTCACCGCCACGGGATCCACCTGGACGGTGGGCACGGTGGCCGCCGTTCATAAGCGCTTGAACCAGACAATGCCCTGA
- a CDS encoding GTP pyrophosphokinase family protein yields MVQQNNYDEASQPHRERAKRVEELVQEILRDAAVDYHSVTGRVKTEQSAKAKIEQSPDKYGDFRDLHDLLGIRVITHLATQVDAAEKALNAAFDVDEGRSTDKASILSDDEFGYRSVHLVAKLRQDRATLPEWRNFADIYFEIQVRSILQHAWAEIEHDLGYKASVAVPREIRRRFARLAGLLELADDEFDKLAEDANRHATKVDAAIRGGKDVAVERDSVVALVSTDGPVRRADVAIARRTNRKLAPDTSPLYATTRAEELRSVGLKSVDEVTAVMEDQWERVAEFASGWLLEDWEDGDADDPVLPGISLYYLFIHLRMTEEGDSLNVMPSSFPGDDGDISYTDYLERKASKRTRFERIHDAAFSDADQPRRNS; encoded by the coding sequence ATGGTTCAGCAAAATAACTATGATGAAGCCTCACAGCCTCACCGCGAACGTGCTAAAAGAGTGGAAGAGCTCGTACAGGAGATTTTGCGGGATGCAGCGGTTGACTACCACAGTGTCACGGGCCGTGTGAAGACCGAACAGAGCGCGAAAGCCAAGATCGAACAAAGTCCTGATAAGTACGGCGACTTCCGAGACCTGCACGATCTCCTTGGGATAAGGGTCATCACCCATTTGGCGACTCAAGTTGACGCAGCCGAGAAGGCCCTCAACGCAGCATTCGACGTGGACGAGGGCCGCTCAACGGATAAGGCGTCGATTCTGAGTGATGACGAGTTTGGCTACCGCTCTGTTCACCTCGTAGCGAAGTTGCGCCAAGACAGGGCCACGCTGCCCGAATGGCGAAACTTCGCGGACATCTACTTCGAGATTCAAGTCCGATCAATACTGCAACACGCATGGGCAGAGATCGAACACGACCTCGGATACAAAGCCTCGGTTGCCGTTCCTCGCGAGATACGTAGACGGTTCGCGCGTCTGGCTGGACTTCTAGAGCTGGCTGACGACGAGTTTGACAAGCTAGCCGAAGATGCCAATCGGCACGCGACGAAAGTGGACGCAGCCATCAGAGGCGGCAAGGATGTCGCCGTAGAGCGCGATTCTGTGGTGGCGTTGGTCTCCACCGATGGCCCGGTGCGAAGGGCCGACGTCGCTATCGCTCGCAGAACCAACCGCAAGCTCGCGCCGGACACGTCGCCACTCTACGCGACCACGCGAGCGGAAGAATTGCGGTCCGTTGGCTTGAAGTCGGTAGACGAGGTAACGGCTGTCATGGAAGACCAGTGGGAACGCGTGGCGGAATTTGCGTCCGGTTGGTTATTGGAAGATTGGGAGGATGGTGACGCCGACGACCCAGTTTTGCCGGGCATTAGCCTCTACTATCTCTTCATCCACCTCCGCATGACGGAAGAAGGGGATTCTTTGAACGTCATGCCGAGCAGCTTCCCAGGAGATGATGGCGACATCAGTTACACGGACTACCTCGAACGCAAAGCGTCGAAAAGAACCAGATTCGAGAGGATCCACGATGCGGCTTTCTCCGACGCCGATCAGCCCCGCAGAAACAGTTGA
- a CDS encoding YifB family Mg chelatase-like AAA ATPase, with the protein MTQKRRRQTCPIATVVVAIAVAALATTTRMDAARVAATVHIGELGLDGRLRPVPGILPAVVAARRAGHARVVVPAANAAEAALVEGVEVFAATCLAEVVRWHGGATDAVELDPVTAPTVDESSDESHELADVVGQADAVDALVVAAAGGHHMLMSGPPGAGKTMLARRLPGILPPLDDDAALSVASVRSLSGETVTRLSRTPPFESPHHGATAAALIGGGSGVVRPGAIARASDGVLFLDEGGEFPAAVLDALRQPLESGVIQVHRSGVAATYPARFQLVVATNPCPCGQYGVAGGRCECAPQAIRRYTRRLSGPLLDRIDIDLRLQRVSAARRESDTRTVTTAHARETVARAREHAAVRWAATPWRRNADVPGTWLRGPAAPSPAVLSPLDSALRRGALTLRGYDRLLRVAWTVADIAGHERLQPDDVGRALYLRRGMSA; encoded by the coding sequence ATGACACAGAAGCGTCGAAGGCAAACATGCCCAATTGCAACTGTTGTGGTGGCCATCGCCGTGGCCGCACTGGCGACGACCACGCGCATGGATGCCGCCCGCGTCGCCGCCACCGTGCACATCGGCGAGCTGGGACTCGACGGGCGGCTGCGCCCGGTGCCGGGCATTCTGCCCGCGGTGGTCGCGGCCCGCAGGGCGGGCCACGCACGGGTCGTGGTCCCCGCTGCGAATGCCGCCGAAGCCGCCCTCGTCGAGGGGGTCGAGGTGTTCGCCGCCACTTGCCTGGCCGAGGTCGTGCGCTGGCACGGAGGGGCGACCGACGCCGTGGAGCTGGACCCCGTCACGGCTCCGACGGTCGACGAATCCTCCGATGAGAGCCACGAACTCGCCGACGTCGTCGGGCAGGCCGATGCCGTCGACGCGCTCGTCGTGGCGGCGGCCGGCGGCCACCACATGCTGATGAGCGGGCCCCCGGGCGCGGGCAAGACCATGCTGGCGCGTCGGCTCCCCGGCATCCTGCCCCCGCTCGACGACGACGCCGCGCTGTCGGTGGCCTCGGTGCGCTCCCTGTCGGGCGAGACGGTGACCCGGTTGTCGCGGACGCCGCCGTTCGAGAGCCCTCATCACGGCGCGACGGCCGCCGCCCTGATCGGGGGAGGGTCGGGCGTGGTACGCCCGGGCGCCATCGCCCGCGCCAGCGACGGGGTGCTGTTCCTCGACGAGGGTGGTGAGTTCCCGGCGGCGGTCCTCGACGCCCTGCGCCAACCGCTCGAGAGCGGCGTCATCCAGGTGCACCGATCGGGGGTAGCCGCAACCTATCCCGCGCGTTTCCAACTCGTGGTCGCGACGAACCCCTGCCCGTGCGGTCAGTACGGGGTGGCCGGGGGAAGGTGCGAGTGCGCCCCGCAGGCGATCCGGCGGTACACGCGTCGACTGTCGGGTCCCCTCCTCGACCGGATCGACATCGACCTGCGCCTCCAACGCGTATCGGCCGCGCGACGCGAGAGCGACACGCGGACGGTGACCACCGCGCACGCGCGCGAGACCGTCGCGCGGGCACGAGAACACGCGGCGGTCCGGTGGGCCGCGACGCCGTGGCGTCGAAACGCCGACGTGCCGGGGACCTGGTTGCGCGGCCCCGCGGCACCGTCGCCCGCCGTGCTGAGTCCGCTCGACTCGGCACTGCGGCGTGGGGCGCTGACCCTGCGTGGCTACGACCGGCTGCTGCGGGTGGCGTGGACCGTCGCGGACATCGCCGGTCATGAGCGGCTGCAGCCCGACGACGTGGGTCGAGCGCTGTACCTGCGGCGGGGGATGAGCGCGTGA
- the dprA gene encoding DNA-processing protein DprA, whose translation MNLPDLEAPAARRALRGLRRAEGDEGSAYARAIWSVLLEPGDGVAGALIAAHGPVDALRLVSRGEGAELAEARARWMPRLQPGSITAALESARRAAVDLVVPGDEDWPVKLDDLGAHAPVALWRRGRSAAPVGPVVALVGARASTAYGEGIAADLAAELAADGVTVVSGAAYGIDGAAHRAALSTAGTTSAFLAGGVDRSYPRGHEALLTTIAASGGVWSETPCGAAPTKWRFLARNRLIAGFADAVVIVEAGWRSGSLNTAAHAATLGRALGAVPGPVTSAASAGCHRILREYDGVCVTSAADVREMLGGAGAGTSVDDGRTDESTRIMDALSARSARPTNEVARRSGLAPSHAVVLLGFAELEGRAMRDSEGDWLLRHGAR comes from the coding sequence GTGAACCTCCCCGATCTCGAGGCACCGGCCGCGCGCCGCGCCCTCCGCGGGCTTCGGCGCGCCGAGGGCGACGAGGGCTCGGCCTACGCCCGCGCGATCTGGAGCGTTCTGCTCGAGCCCGGCGACGGGGTGGCCGGGGCCCTGATCGCGGCGCACGGGCCGGTCGACGCACTCCGTCTGGTCTCGCGCGGCGAGGGGGCGGAACTCGCGGAGGCGCGCGCACGGTGGATGCCGCGCCTGCAGCCCGGTTCGATCACCGCCGCGCTGGAGTCGGCACGTCGGGCGGCGGTCGACCTCGTCGTGCCGGGCGACGAGGACTGGCCGGTGAAGCTCGACGACCTCGGTGCCCATGCCCCGGTGGCCCTGTGGCGGCGGGGCCGATCTGCGGCTCCCGTCGGGCCCGTGGTCGCCCTCGTCGGGGCGCGCGCCTCGACGGCCTACGGCGAGGGGATCGCTGCCGACCTCGCCGCCGAGCTCGCTGCGGACGGCGTCACGGTGGTGTCGGGAGCGGCGTACGGAATCGACGGCGCGGCCCACCGCGCCGCGTTGAGCACCGCGGGAACGACGAGCGCCTTCCTCGCCGGAGGCGTCGACCGTTCGTACCCGCGCGGGCACGAAGCCCTGCTGACAACGATCGCCGCGTCGGGTGGGGTGTGGAGCGAGACGCCGTGCGGAGCCGCACCGACCAAATGGAGGTTTCTCGCGAGGAACAGGCTGATCGCGGGGTTCGCCGATGCGGTGGTCATCGTCGAGGCCGGGTGGCGCAGCGGCTCGCTCAACACGGCTGCACACGCGGCGACGCTCGGCCGCGCCCTGGGGGCGGTACCCGGGCCGGTGACGAGTGCGGCCTCGGCCGGCTGCCACCGCATCCTGCGCGAGTACGACGGCGTGTGCGTGACCTCGGCTGCCGACGTGCGCGAGATGCTCGGCGGCGCGGGAGCGGGCACATCGGTCGACGACGGGCGTACCGACGAGAGCACCCGGATCATGGACGCCCTCTCCGCGCGGTCGGCTCGACCGACCAACGAGGTCGCGCGGCGGAGTGGGCTGGCGCCCTCGCACGCCGTCGTGCTGTTGGGCTTCGCCGAGCTCGAGGGGCGGGCGATGCGCGACAGCGAGGGGGACTGGCTCCTGCGGCACGGCGCGCGATGA